A window of Mucilaginibacter robiniae genomic DNA:
AGCTGCCAGCAGGTGGTTACAACAACCATTGGACACGTAATATTATTGCAGATAAAGACAGCAGCAAAATATATGTTTCTGTAGGTTCGGGCAGTAATGTGGCCGAACATGGCATGGCTAATGAAGTTAGACGGGCCAACGTATTGGTAATTAATCCGGATGGCTCTGGCGAGAAGATTTATGCTAGCGGGTTGCGTAATCCAGCTGGTATTAGCTTTCAGCCAGGAACCGGCGTGTTATGGGCTTCGGTAAACGAGCGCGATAAACTGGGTGACATGCTGGTACCTGATTATCTGACCAGCGTTAAACCGGGTGGCTTCTATGGCTGGCCTTACGCTTACTGGGGCCCGCACCCCGACCCACGCTTAAAAGGTGCGCGCATGGATTTAGTGAAGAAAACCATTGTTCCTGATGTGTCATTAGGTTCGCATACAGCTTCATTGGGATTAACTTTTTACAACGGTAATAAGTTTCCGCAACGGTATGTAAACGGAGCCTTTATCGGCCAGCATGGTTCCTGGAACAGTTCAAAACTGGTGGGTTACAAAGTAGTATTTGTGCCCTTTAGCAACGGTAAACCTGGCTTACCTGAAGATTTTCTAACAGGTTTTATTGCCAATCTGGACAAAAAAGAAGTACATGGCCGCCCGGTGGGTGTAGCAGTTGCTAAAGACGGCGCCTTGCTGGTAGCTGACGATTCGGGTAATAAAATATGGCGGGTAAGTGCAGTTAAGTAATTTAATTTAAATGCCTACTGTAAGGTTCAAATAAGATGTATATTTTTTGAGAATGCGAACGCCAATAAACACTGCGAATATTCGTAAACGCTGACAATAATTTGTCAGTTCATCATAAATGAACAATCATTTAATAAGGAAACAAGTTTGTTTCCTTATTTTTTGTCCTGTAAGTTCTTCAACTTTTCGCGGGTATCAGGATTATCATATAGCTTCAAGGTTTTATTGTAGTATTCTATTGCTTTTTTCTTTTCTTTTTTAAAGTTATAGTAATCTCCCATACTATCAAACGCATTGGCACTGGTTGGATAATTTTTTATATTGAGCGCAAATAAAGCATAAGCGTTACTATCACCACCATTTTGCAGATGATAGTAAGCCAACTCATTAACCATCCCCTCAGGCGGTAGTACCTGGTAACCGAACTGGTTGGAAAGCTCCTGATAGCGGGCCGCTAAAAGCGTACTTACATTAGCTTTGCTGGCCGGATTATACAATTCGGCACTTTGGTTAGCTGATAAAGCGTAAGACTTAAACAGAAAGCGCAAGGCATCGTAAGTTGCTATCAAGGGTACCGAATTATGATTATCGTTTTTATAATAGCTATAGCTGTAATTCAAACCATTACCCAAATTGCTTTTTAACACATCATTCAAAACCATTATAGAACGGATATGTGCCGTATTGCTTGTGGTATCTTTACGAACTTGTGTCGTATCCATATTAGCTGGCATGGTGTTGGCCATACCTAAAAAAAGTTTTTTGCCGGTATAATTTTTCTCTTTGAGTACCTATCCTGCTTGCTGCAAAAGCTTTTGTTGATCCCACCACATGCTAGGATCAATAGCCACATAGGCGTTAAATAATTTTGTATGATTGATTAATACTTTTACTACAGTTAAGGCACCAAAAGAATGACCAATCAAAACTTTGTAAAGAGCCGTAGGATATAAAGAATCTACATGCGGCATCAATTCTTTTTCAATGAACGAGATAAACTGCTCG
This region includes:
- a CDS encoding alpha/beta hydrolase — its product is MIVVAITNTDRTRDLTPTNSLTEPGGKHNEEFKNSGGGEQFISFIEKELMPHVDSLYPTALYKVLIGHSFGALTVVKVLINHTKLFNAYVAIDPSMWWDQQKLLQQAG
- a CDS encoding PQQ-dependent sugar dehydrogenase, whose protein sequence is MKTKNYFYHIFIATGLLAASCPNHKPDPTKADVADDKSGQEVNLPAPYETKSVMNFCKVIGWPKGAIPKAPAGFKVNLYADSLNNPRNIYVAPNGDVFAAQATTEAKGLKKAGSALAGQNQSQNMGKSPNNIIIFKDTNGDGVVDQKGIFLSGLNQPYGMLILGKYFYVANTDGLWRYPYTPGATHITAKGQQIMKLPAGGYNNHWTRNIIADKDSSKIYVSVGSGSNVAEHGMANEVRRANVLVINPDGSGEKIYASGLRNPAGISFQPGTGVLWASVNERDKLGDMLVPDYLTSVKPGGFYGWPYAYWGPHPDPRLKGARMDLVKKTIVPDVSLGSHTASLGLTFYNGNKFPQRYVNGAFIGQHGSWNSSKLVGYKVVFVPFSNGKPGLPEDFLTGFIANLDKKEVHGRPVGVAVAKDGALLVADDSGNKIWRVSAVK